From Coffea arabica cultivar ET-39 chromosome 9c, Coffea Arabica ET-39 HiFi, whole genome shotgun sequence, one genomic window encodes:
- the LOC113708357 gene encoding uncharacterized protein, whose protein sequence is MAQRTGRGGNRNGSSNGEDVQGSHSQEPYPGNNVQDMGHQGAGSSGHQPYMMLPTELVTALTGVAQALQAQSQLAQFQAVQTQGHGQGGTQSYYEKMKRVHVSTFDGTPNPDLAEKWLDEIENNFALLQVPEEIKHLIVKPFLVGEANKWWATLEPTVAPPVSWTKFKEEFLKYFFPPAVRMQKIDQFENLRQTPGMSVVQYSNKFMALGRFVPSTMADVELKKYKFVRGLASRIQTRVNTTYAPMFNDVLDASVKAEADCKRLDEEGRNKRPRLGNELLGHRAMNCPNRKSGGDKNGKPADMKPKVNVRVHAMTDVEAEVSGDVVTGTLLINSTPAYVLFDCGASHSFVARKFVKYLCMPPEWMDHPYRVAAPENKILVSHTRYPNCSVELEDKKLEVDLVQINMSDFDVILGMHWLARHFAQIDCRKKRVLFMKPDEEDFSYQGNVDNRRVRRLPLLSAMQAHRAIRKGCEAYLAYVVDMEKEETSLEKIPMVKDFSDVFPEDLPGLPPDREIEFEINVIPEANPISKAPYRTALAELKELKKQLQELELNRITIKNKYPLPKIDDLFDQLKGVKIFSKIDLRSGYHQLKIKAEDIQKSAFRTRYEHYEFLVMPFGLTNALAAFMDMMNRVFKPQLDRFVVVFIDDILVYSPNEKTHAAHREVLTILRREKLYAKFSKCEFWLKSVAYLGHVISGQGVSVDPKKVEAIVDWPRPTNVTEVRSFLGLAGYCRKFVEGFSTIATPLTRLTQKRAKFEWTDKCESSFQKLKETLVSAPVLTLPSGMEGFVIYSDASKNGLGCVLMQNGKVIAYASRQLKSYEQNYPTHDLELAAVVFALKIWSHYLYGVQCEGDGSLWKDGRLCVPRDEGLKQELLKEAHNSRFSIHPGGTKMYRDLKRNYWWNGMKREIAEYVAKCLVCPQTDGQSERTIQTLEVLLRACALDFTDSWDRLVKLMEFSYNNSYHNSIGMAPFEALYGRKCRSPLYWDEVGEKLITGSDLVERTLEKIKIIRERLKVAQDCNKSWADSKRRPLEFRPGEKPARFRVSCAAKPETVDKVCKIVRKQLALADESEVAGHSKFASLGADSLDTVGCC, encoded by the exons ATGGCACAAAGAACTGGGCGTGGCGGGAATCGCAATGGCAGCTCTAATGGCGAGGATGTCCAGGGTAGTCACAGCCAAGAACCGTATCCAGGAAATAATGTTCAGGATATGGGTCACCAGGGGGCTGGTTCAAGCGGGCATCAACCCTACATGATGTTACCAACGGAATTAGTGACTGCCCTAACTGGAGTAGCCCAAGCATTACAAGCCCAATCCCAGTTAGCGCAATTCCAGGCTGTCCAAACCCAGGGTCATGGACAAGGGGGAACCCAATCCTACtatgagaaaatgaaaagggTCCATGTCTCTACCTTTGATGGAACCCCTAATCCGGACTTGGCAGAAAAATGGTTAGATGAGATAGAAAATAATTTCGCACTTTTACAAGTGCCAGAGGAGATAAAGCACCTAATTGTCAAACCCTTTTTGGTAGGAGAGGCAAATAAGTGGTGGGCAACTCTGGAACCTACCGTTGCCCCACCAGTAAGTTGGACAAAATTTAAAGAGGAATTCCTGAAATACTTTTTCCCACCCGCCGTGAGAATGCAGAAAATAGATCAGTTTGAAAATTTGAGGCAAACACCGGGTATGTCTGTGGTACAATATTCAAATAAGTTTATGGCGCTGGGAAGGTTCGTGCCGTCGACCATGGCGGATGTCGAGTTGAAGAAATATAAGTTTGTACGGGGGTTAGCAAGTAGAATTCAAACTAGGGTAAACACCACGTACGCCCCAATGTTTAATGACGTACTGGATGCCAGCGTGAAGGCTGAGGCTGACTGCAAAAGATTGGACGAAGAGGGTAGGAATAAAAGGCCTAGACTAGGGAATGAACTG CTGGGACATAGAGCTATGAATTGTCCAAATAGGAAGTCGGGAGGAGATAAGAATGGCAAGCCCGCCGATATGAAGCCAAAGGTTAACGTGAGAGTACATGCCATGACCGACGTTGAGGCGGAGGTGTCAGGCGACGTGGTCACAGGTACTCTTCTAATTAATTCTACGCCTGCATATGTGCTGTTTGATTGTGGAGCTAGTCACTCTTTTGTTGCTAGGAAATTTGTTAAATACTTGTGCATGCCTCCTGAATGGATGGACCACCCCTACCGAGTAGCTGCTCCAGAAAATAAAATCTTAGTGTCTCATACTAGGTATCCGAACTGTAGTGTGGAATTGGAGGACAAGAAATTGGAAGTGGATCTAGTACAAATAAACATGAGTGACTTTGACGTTATCCTAGGGATGCATTGGCTAGCTAGACATTTTGCACAAATTGATTGTAGGAAGAAGAGGGTATTATTTATGAAACCGGATGAGGAGGATTTTTCATACCAAGGAAATGTTGATAATAGGAGGGTTCGTCGGTTACCTCTCCTGTCTGCCATGCAGGCACATAGGGCAATAAGAAAAGGATGCGAGGCATATTTAGCTTACGTTGTAGATATGGAGAAGGAAGAGACGTCCTTAGAAAAAATTCCAATGGTGAAGGATTTTTCCGACGTGTTCCCAGAGGACCTTCCTGGCCTACCTCCGGATAGGGAAATAGAATTTGAAATAAATGTTATACCTGAGGCGAATCCCATATCCAAGGCCCCCTATAGGACGGCACTTGCGGAATTAAAGGAACTCAAGAAGCAATTACAAGAATT GGAGTTGAATCGGATCACgataaagaacaagtaccctCTTCCAAAGATAGATGAtctttttgaccaattgaaaGGAGTTAAGATATTTTCTAAGATAGATCTGAGGTCGGGATATCATCAACTGAAGATTAAGGCCGAAGATATCCAGAAAAGTGCATTTCGCACGAGATACGAGCACTATGAGTTTTTggtcatgccctttggattaACTAACGCCCTGGCAGCCTTTATGGATATGATGAATCGGGTATTTAAACCACAGTTGGACCGTTTTGTCGTagtatttattgatgatatcttaGTGTACTCTCCAAACGAGAAAACTCATGCTGCCCATAGAGAGGTCCTAACGATATTAAGAAGAGAGAAATTGTATGCTAAATTTagtaaatgtgaattttggttgaagaGTGTGGCATACTTAGGTCATGTGATATCGGGTCAAGGGGTGTCTGTGGACCCGAAGAAGGTGGAGGCGATTGTAGACTGGCCACGACCCACTAATGTAACCGAGGTAAGGAGTTTCTTAGGTTTGGCTGGTTACTGCCGAAAATTTGTGGAAGGATTCTCCACTATTGCTACGCCTCTCACTAGGTTAACTCAAAAGAGAGCAAAGTTTGAATGGACAGATAAATGTGAATCAAGTTTTCAGAAGTTAAAGGAGACATTAGTGTCAGCCCCAGTACTTACCCTACCCTCTGGAATGGAAGGATTTGTGATCTATAGTGATGCCTCTAAAAATGGTTTAGGATGCGTGTTGAtgcaaaatggaaaagttattgCTTATGCCTCCCGCCAACTAAAATCTTATGAACAGAATTATCCGACGCATGATTTGGAGTTGGCAGCAGTAGTATTCGCATTAAAAATATGGAGTCATTACCTGTATGGTGTACAATGTGAG GGTGATGGGAGTTTGTGGAAAGATGGTAGGTTATGTGTGCCAAGAGATGAAGGACTGAAACAGGAATTGCTGAAGGAGGCACACAATTCAAGGTTCTCGATCCATCCTGGGGGAACCAAAATGTATCGGGATCTGAAGAGGAACTATTGGTGGAATGGAATGAAACGAGAGATAGCCGAATATGTGGCGAAATGTTTGGTGTGCCCACAG acggatggacaatcggaaagAACCATACAGACTTTGGAAGTTCTACTCAGAGCTTGTGCGCTAGACTTTACGGATAGTTGGGACAGGTTGGTGAAACTAATGGAGTTCTCATACAATAATAGCTATCATAACAGTATAGGCATGGCGCCGTTTGAGGCATTGTATGGACGAAAGTGTAGATCCCCCttatattgggatgaagtaggcgAGAAACTGATCACTGGCTCTGATTTGGTAGAACGaactttggagaaaattaagatCATACGAGAGAGATTAAAGGTAGCCCAGGACTGTAACAAGAGTTGGGCGGATTCAAAAAGGAGACCTTTGGAGTTCCGACCGGGAGAAAAG